The DNA region AAGATGCAAATTCTCTGCCTGTATAGCCTTTATTACCTGCTCTACCGGTGTTGTCGGTATAGCCTTCTATTTCATTTTTCTCTGGATTTATACGAAAGTAGCCATGAGCCATTGGGTTATCGATGACAATATGAGATGCATCAGATTTGGGAAACGTAAATTGTAAAAACTTGGCTTTGGATACTGCCGTAAGTTCTGCCTTAATATCATAATCATCGAGTGTAACCGAATAATAATGAGGTTGTGCTATTTCAGAGTCATGGCTAAAATTGGATGCTCGGTCTTCGGGAGTTATCCTTAACTCGCCAACTAATGGCATTATGGTTAAAGGTCCATACTCGGACATTGAAGCACCATTGGGATAATGCGTACTGCGGAATCCTTGAATTTTTTCGTTCTCCCACCAATACGGAATATCTTTTGTTGTGGTTTGGGGGCTTATTTGGGTCATAGCAAAGGGTAAACCAACGCCCGGATATACATGACCCTGGGGCAACTCCGCTTGGCTAAGCGTAGACTTTCCTGACCATGGTTTTGTACCTATTCTGGTGTCGATATTTTGTATTAAGTCCTGAACAGGAACATTATTCTCTTGTTGATTTTTGGTTTGACAACTAAAAAACCATAAAACTAAAGCGCCTAGAATGAAGTATTTGTATTTATTTTTTCTCATAGTTTTAATTTATAAATGCCTAACAATCATTAAAAAGAACCGAAGCGCCATTTGTTTATCTCCTTTCTACGGTAACAATATTGCGATTAATTAATTCTTGAATTTCGAGCTGATTCAGGCCTATTTCTTTTAAAATTTCTTCACCATGTTCTCCCAACATTGGCGACGGACGCTTTATTCTTCCGGGAGTTTCACTCATAGTAAAAGGTATATTGGTAACCTTTACTTTTCCTGCTTTGGGGTGCTCTACTTCAACAAATGTATTGTTATGAATTACTTGTGGGTCATGCTCAACTTCTGTTTGGTCGAGTACTTTCGCTACCCAAAGGTCTAATTCTAACATAATATCCAACCATTCATCAGTAGTTTTTGTTACTGTAACAGCCTCTATTTCTGCATGAATTTTATCTCTTTTATCATACAGTATTTGGCTATCATTATATTTCATCAAAGCATCCTCTCCTAGTGCTTCAACAAGTTTTGGCCATGGATTCATAGCTATAGCTAAATAGCCATCGCTTGTTTTATATGTACCGAAAGGAGCTCCATTACCGGGATGCCCAATTTTAGATTCTGGTCTTACATAAGACGTTTGTAAATTTTGAAGGGCAAAAAAATCCTGCATCTGAAATGCTATGGCTGATGATAATAAATTTGTTTTAATTTCTTGCCCCTTGCCTGTTTTCTCCCTGTAATACAAGGCA from Tamlana crocina includes:
- a CDS encoding CoA transferase, which codes for MQEALEGVKVLDFSQLLQGPYATQMMGDLGADIIKIERNGSGDIYRAMTFLNKWIAKDESPCFMAWNRNKRSLSIDIKSEEGKEVIYKLAKEADVLVENFRPGVMARLGFGYEDIKKINPSIIYCSASGWGADGPYLDRPGQDLLVQSISGATMTSGKKNDGPIVLGTALCDQVNGLNSVYAILSALYYREKTGKGQEIKTNLLSSAIAFQMQDFFALQNLQTSYVRPESKIGHPGNGAPFGTYKTSDGYLAIAMNPWPKLVEALGEDALMKYNDSQILYDKRDKIHAEIEAVTVTKTTDEWLDIMLELDLWVAKVLDQTEVEHDPQVIHNNTFVEVEHPKAGKVKVTNIPFTMSETPGRIKRPSPMLGEHGEEILKEIGLNQLEIQELINRNIVTVERR